In Rosa chinensis cultivar Old Blush chromosome 1, RchiOBHm-V2, whole genome shotgun sequence, a genomic segment contains:
- the LOC112173955 gene encoding mitochondrial import inner membrane translocase subunit TIM14-1, which yields MATPFLAGLAVAATALAGRYGIQAWQAFKARPPKMRKFFEGGFQPTMTRREAAQILGLRESAPPDKVKEAHRRVMVANHPDAGGSHYLASKINEAKDVMLRKTKGGGSAF from the exons ATG GCTACACCATTTCTTGCTGGTCTTGCAGTAGCAGCCACTGCTCTTGCTGGTAGATATGGTATCCAGGCGTGGCAAGCATTCAAGGCACGACCACCTAAAATGCGTAAATTTTTTGAAGGTGGTTTTCAGCCGACTATGACTAGAAGGGAAGCAGCTCAGATTCTTGGTCTCAG GGAGAGTGCGCCCCCAGACAAGGTCAAGGAAGCACATCGAAGAGTGATGGTTGCAAATCATCCTGATGCAGGTGGTAGTCATTACCTTGCTTCTAAAATCAACGAGGCTAAAGATGTGATGCTTAGGAAAACAAAGGGTGGTGGATCAGCATTTTGA